The sequence GGGCGACGACCCCAACCACCGGGGCGGTTCGCGTCGCTGGCTGGTCACCGCCCTCGACAACAGCCTGCGCCGCCTCGGCGTCGACCACGTCGACCTCTACCAGATCCACCGGTGGGACCCGGCCACCAGCGACCAGGAGACGCTGTCGGCCCTGACCGACCTGCAACGCGCCGGAAAGATCCGCTACTTCGGCTCCTCCACCTTCCCCGCCTACCGGATCGTCCAAGCGCAGTGGGCCGCCCGCGAACACCACCTGGGCCGCTACGTCACCGAGCAGCCCAGCTACTCGATCCTGCAGCGCGGAATCGAGGCCCACGTCCTGCCCGTGGCCGAGGAGTACGGCCTTGGCGTGCTCGCCTGGAGCCCGTTGGCCTCCGGCTGGCTGTCGGGCGCGGTCCGCCGGGGCCGGGACGTCACCACCCACCGCGCGACGGTCCTGCCGGAGCGCTTCGACACCGCCGTTGCCGCGAACCAGGCCAGGCTGGACGCCGTGGAGCGACTGGCCCGGATCGCCGACGAGGCGGGCCTGACGATGATCCAGCTCGCGCTGGGCTTCGTCACCGCGCACCCGGGCGTGACCAGCGCCCTCATCGGCCCCCGCACGCTCGACCACCTGCACGCGCAGCTCGCCGCCGCCGACACCGTGCTCTCCGCCGACGTGCTCGACGCCGTGGACGCCGTCGTCGCCCCCGGCACCGACCTCGCCCCCCAGGAGAAGTTCGACACCCCGCCCGCGCTGCTCGATCCGTCACTGCGGCGCCGCCGCTGACCCGAGCACCGGTGCTTCAGCCGGCCTGCCCGTGAGAGGTGAAGAAGCCGACGAGGCTGTGCGGGGCGTCGGCGTCGAGACACAGGGCGTGGATGCGGGACGCCTCGGCGGCAGCGGCGGCGCTGCGCGGGAAGAGGGCCTCCTCGTACGAGGCGAGCGCGGCCTCGATGTCGTACGGGTGCGCGGCCAGGGCCTTGCCGAGTTCGGCGCCGTCGTACATGGCCAGGTTGGCTCCCTCGCCGGACGGACACATCAGGTGGGCGGCGTCGCCGAGCAGCGTCACGCCGGGTACGCGCTTCCAACTGTGCTCGATGGGAAGGGTGTTGACGGTGCGAGGGATCGGTGCGGTCTCGCCGTCGGTGATCAGGGAGGTGAGTTCCGGGGCCCAGTCGTGGAACTCCGCGGCGACGCGGGCGGTGGCCCCGGCGGCGTCGCCGAAGTCGATGGTGTCCAGCCACTCCCGTGGCTTGGTGAGCGTCACGTAGGTGTGCAGGACGCCGTCCGGTTCGCGGTGGGCGGAGATCCCCTTGCCGGGAGCGAGCGCGAAGAGCGAACCGTCGCCGACGGCCCGGGCGGCGGCCGGATGGCGGGAGTCGCTCTCGAAGAGGAAGGTCTCGATCAAGCAGGTGCCGGCGTACTCGGGTTCGGCGTCGGACAGCAGCGGACGCACCCGCGACCATGCCCCGTCCGCGCCCACCAGCAGGCTGGTCGACACGGTCGTCCCGTCCGCGAACATCACCTCGTGCCGGCCGTTCCCGAGGGGCCGGACGCCACTCGCCTTGCGTCCCCACCGGACCGTGCCGGCGGGCAGCGAGTCGAGCAGGAGCCGTCGCAGGGCGCCGCGGGGCACCTCCGGCCGGCCGCCGGTACCGTCGTCCGGCTCGTCCAGCAGGACCCTTCCGTCCTTGTCGAGGACCCGGGACGCTTCGGCCCCCTTGTGGATGATGCCGAGGAACTCCTGGTGGAGCCCGGCCGCCTTCAGCGCGAGCTGCCCGTCGTGCTCGTGGATGTCGAGCAGGCCGCCCTGGGTGCGGGCCGTCGGCGAGGTCTCGGCTTCGTAGACCGTCGCCGGGATGCCGTGGACGTGCAGGACACGGGCGAGCGTCAGTCCGCCGAGCCCCGCGCCGATGATCGTGACCGGAGTGGCCATGGTGGTCCTTTCTGATCGCGGGCCGCCGGGACGTGCAACCCAGGAGGAGCACGCCCGGCAGGAGACTGGAACGCCGTTCCAGCCTCGCCCTCAGGCTGGAACGGCGTTCCAGTCCTTGTCAAGCTGGAATGGCGTTCCAGACCGTTTAGGATCGACGGCATGGCCACCAGGAAGCGTCGTCCGGAGCGACGGCAGGAACCACTCTCCCGGGAGCGCATCGTCACCGCGGCCGTCGAACTCCTCGACACCGTCGGCGAAGGCGGGCTCACGTTCCGCGCCCTGTCCGAGCGTTTGGAGACGGGTCCGGGGGCGATCTACTGGCACGTCACCGGCAAGACCGAACTGCTCGTCGCCGCGACCGACGCCGTCGTGGCCACGATCGTCGCCGGCGACGACACCGGCGCGACGCCGCAGGAGGCGATCCGTGCCCTGGCGCTCGGGGTGTTCGACGCGATCGACGCCCACCCATGGCTGGGCACGCTGCTGGCCCGGCTTCCCCGCACGCCCGGGCGGTCGCCGATGCTGCCGGTCTTCGAACGCATCGGTCGCCAGGTGCGCGCGCTTCACGTACCCGAGGCCGCCCGGTTCACCGCGGCGTCCGCGCTGATGGCCTACATCCTCGGAGTGGCGGGCCAGAACGCCGCCAACACCCGGGCGGCGCGGCCGGACACCGACCGGACCGCGTTCCTCGACGCCACGGCGACCGCGTGGACGGAGCTGGACCCCGACCGGTATTCGTTCACCCGCGAAGTGGCCGGGCAACTGCGCGAGCACGACGACCGCGAGGAGTTCCTCGCCGGTATCGACCTCATCCTCGCGGGCATCACCGCCGGCGGGACCGGGAGCCGGCAACGGCCCTGAGCTACGGGCACGCCGGACGATCGGCACCCCGTGACCGTGGACGACCACGCCGACACACCCGTACCCGCCGCCGGCGAACGGTGGACGGTCGGGGCCGTCGTCGTCGACCAGGACGGCCGCGCCTTCGCCCGGGAAGGCGGTCCCGGCCGACGGCTTTGCATCGACGCCGGGACATCAAGAGGAGACCGGCCGGCGCCTGCGCCGCGTCCGACGCCTGCTCGGCATCTCCACGTGGACCGGCGGCGACGGCGAGGTTCCGCGCCACGAGGCCGGCTCCCTCGCCGAGGTCCACGGCGACCCGGCCCACCCCGCTGTGGAGTGGTTCCGGACACACCGCCTGCCACCGGTTCGGCCCCGGTGACCTCCCGGAAGCATCCGGGCAGCGTTCGGGCGCACGCCGAGGTGCGGTCCTCGGTGCCGGGTCATGGGTAATCCGGTCGCGCATGGTGACCGGTCCCCGGCAGACTGAGGCCGTGGAGCGCTTGGATGAGATCGCGCATCGGCTGGCCGGTGTCGAAGGGGTCGTCGGCGTGTGCCTCGGGGGCAGCCGGGCGAGAGGCACGCACGACCCCGGCTCCGACTTCGACCTGGGCCTGTACTACCGGCCGCCGCTCGACACCGCCGCCCTGCGGAAGCTCGCCGCCGAGCTGACCGGCGAGGCGGTGGAGGTGACCGAGCCGGGCGGCTGGGGACCGTGGGTGGACGGTGGTGCCTGGCTGGTTGTCGACGGCCACCGGGTCGACTGGATCTACCGCGACCTGGACCGGGTGCACCGCGCCTGGAAGCAGTGCCGCGCCGGGCGGTTCGAGATCGGCACCCAGCCCGGCCATCCCCTGGGCGTCTACTCCCACGCCTACGTCGGCGAACTGGCCCTGGGACGTATCCTCGCCGACGCAGGCGGTGAACTGCGCACGCTCCAGGAGCAGACGCGTCACTATCCCGAGCCGCTGCGCGAGGCGCTCATCGGCAACGCGCGTTGGGAGGCGCCGTTCATCCTGGCCGCCGCCCGCAAGGGAGCGGCCCGCGGTGACGCCTTCTTCGTCGCCGGCTGCCTCTTCCGCGCGGTCGGGCTTCTCGTGCACGCCCTCCACGCCCACGCCCGGTGCTGGGTCCTCAACGAAAAGGGCGCGGTGCGGGCCGCGGGAGAACTGCCCAACGCCCCGGCCGACTTCGCCGCCCGGGCCCATGCGCTGTTCGCCGCTCTCGGCACGACCCCGGAAACGCTCACCGCCACACTCGACGCCGCCGACACCCTGACCGCCGAGGTGTGCGGCGAGCCGGCGCGGTGACCAGGACCCGCTGGGCTCAGGCGCGGACACGGCACGTGCCCCGGCGGGCCGGCTGGTCCCGGTGAACGGAGCGGGCGATGGAGACCGGCGGCGTTGAGTCGGCGGAGCAGGGCCCCCTCTTGGTGTGGTGCCGGGCGCGCGGGGCGCCGTAGCGCTGTGTGAGGCGTCCCTGGTGCCGTCGCGGTCGGCGAGTGCGGTCAGGTCGCCGGGCGGTTCTACGGCGGCGGGTACGGCCGTCCGCAGTCGGGCCACCGTACGGCCGGACTCGACGGGCAGGACGTCTGCGTGGGCGAGGCGGCGCAGGCCGGCGACGGTGCGAAGGCCGTCGTCGAGGAGCAGCGGACCAGGGGCGGGGTGTGCGGCAAGCGCCTGTTCCCGGCCGCGACATCGGAGCGCGCCTGTGCGATGGAGGGCGGACACTCCTCGGGAGTGTCCGCGCCGTCAGGCCATCTCGACGTAGCGGTGGACCCGGTCGAGGCGCAGGGCCGCCAAGTCCCGCTGGCGGATCACCCAGTGGGCCACGCCGGAGTCCAGTTCCGTGACGTCGTCGCCGCACCTCCAGGTGGCCAGGAGAGCCCAGTCGCCCTCGGTCCCACCGCCGTACCCGGCCGTACCACCCTCCTCGGAGCCGCCGCCCTCCTCCGGATCGCGGGCGTTGTGGACGGGGTCGTTCTGGGGCGAGACCGGGTGGCCGCCGATCTGAAAGGCCCAGGCAGGCCGGTAACCGCCCACATGGGCCCAGGCGTCGCTGAGTTCGTCGGCGAGTTCGAACTGCTCCTCGTCAGGGAAGTCGCCCCATCTGTCCAGAGCGAAGCTCTCCGGCATCTGGGCGCTCAACTGCCGCCACGATGTGCGGAGTTCCCGGAGCCGGTACGGCTTGCGCCGGCTGTCGGCGAGAGGGGCCGGGGCGGTCGGGGTGCCGGCGGGGACGTACAGGACCGCGTCGGGCACCTGTCCCTCGATGCCGTGCACATCGGGGCCGGCGAAGAAGAGAAGGCGGCCGTCGGAGGGGAGCGGGAGGTTGGTGGCTCCCTGGGGGAGGGCGGCGAGGTCGACGGAGGCCACGAAGGGTTCGGACGGCTTCGGCGCGCCGTACGGCAGCATGGGGTCGCCGCCGATCCGGGCCACGACAGGACCGTCACCGCCCTCGGCCAGGTACACCGCCGGCCGGGCGACACGGATCCATTCCTCCAGCTCCTCCGCCGGAAGGCCCCGGGATGCCGCCTCGGCCCGGAAGCGGTCCGGTATGTCCACGCTCTCGTCGGTCACCGGGTCACCCTAACGGGCGCCGGCAGACGTGAACCAGCCTGCCAGGAAGAGGGGTTGTGGCCGTCTACGGTTCACCGCCCGCAGGCGGGCGGGCGGCACAGGGGACGCGCCGCCCGCCCGCGCAGCGCGCCGACGGCCCTCGGACCCCGGCCCCGGCGAAGGCCCGCGGCCGATCCGCCGGCGACCGCCGGACGCGGTGCGGTCACAGCAGGTGGCGGATCCCGTAGCCGAGCAGACCGGCGACCGTCGCACCGGTGCCGTAGGCGAGGCCGCGGACGAAGTGTGCGGCGGCGGTGCGGCGTTGCCCGCGGGTCCATGCGCCGTACCGGCGGAACCGGGACGGCCGGTCGCCCGGCGGTACGGGAGTGGTGGTCATGGTGCGGGTCCTTCCACGGGTGCGGTGAAGGGAGCCCTTCCGGGGGTGCCTCCCGGGCGGACTCCCTTCAGGGACGGGGGTCAGTGGCTGGTGAGTTCTCGCAGGCGGTCGGCGAGCCGGCGGTCGGGACGGCACAACAGGCCGCCGTCGTCGTGCAGATCGGCCAGCCGGTCCACCTCCGCCTTCAGGCCGCCGATGGGGACGGCCCGTTCCGCACCGGTGAGAGCACCGTGACCGGCGAAGTGCTCCCACACCTCGATCAGCCTCACCAGTTGCTCGGCGTCCAGGTCCGCGCCGCCGCCGGGACCGGCCAGGATCGCGCCGACCTGCTCCCACCAGTGATCCGCCTCTCCCAGTTCCCCGCTCATGAGGTGCTGGAGATACAGGCAGTAGGCCGCCACGCCGTGCCCCGCACCCGCGGCGAACTGCCACCAGAACCGGGCGCTCTCCGGGTGGTCGGCGAGATGGAGGGAGCAGGCGAAGACATGGATGCCGACGATGTCGAGGTCGTCGGTCCACCCTTCGAAGGTGGTGCCGGGAGCGTCGATGATGTCGGTGAGGTCCTTCATGTGCGCCGCCGCGTCGGCCTCGGTGACACCCCGCACGGTGACGGCCTCCAACTGCCGCCGGGCCGCCGTGCTCTCCGGCCGCTCCACGGCCGAGGGCGGAAGGTATCCGGCGTCTTGGGCCAGGCGGCGCAGGCCGGAGGCCACGTCGAAGGGGCGGCGCGGCTCGCACGTGGAGGCACCGGCCAGGCGGTCTTCCCATGTGTTCACGCGGTGTCCTCCCGTTGGGACTTCAGGATCCTGTGGTAGATCGGGGCGAGCCGCTCCCGGGCCTTGCGGCAGTGGTAGTCGACGGTGCTCTGGGTGACGCCCATGTACCAGCTGATGCGCTTGGTGTCGTGGCCGCCGATGTACCGCAGGACCATGACGTCGAACTGGCGCGGAGGAAGAGAACCGAGCGCCGCGTACAGGCCGCTGCCGCTGTCCAGGGCCGCCATCTGCTCGCGGAGAGACAGCAGCTCTTCGGATATGACGGTGCGCCGCACGATCGCCCAGATCTCCTGCTGGAGGTCCTCGCTCTCCTCGCTGAGCCGGTCCCAGTGGCGCAGGATCTCCAGGAAGGCGCGGTGGATGGCCCGTTCGGCCGCGTCGTTCGTGCCCAGCGCGGCCAGGGCGAAGTCGTGGAACGCCTCCTGGTGCAGGATGTAGAGCGCCTCGAACTCCACGGGCAGCGGGAGAGGGGCTTCGGCCACGGGGATCCGGCCGTCGTCCTCGCCGACTTCTTCGGTCATCGGTCCTCTTCGTTGAGGGTTCCAGGGGCCGACGCGGGGGTGCGCCGGCGTGAACTACTCAACCGGTCGAAAGCCCCGAACACGCATACGTCAGTGAACGATTTCTACGGTCAGAGACCACTCGGATGCCCACCGTGACGGACAACGCCCTGTGCGATGCGGCCTGATCAGGGATTTTGCATCACAGCGCGTGACATGGAACTGACAGACCGCTGTTCATATGTGATGAAGAGCACATGAGTTCGTTGTTTATCGCGTATCGGGTCGCAACACTAACGAGTGAAATGCCTCGAAAACTGCGCGCCTCAGGGGTTGAAGTGCTAGCGCGCCGCCCCGGCGTGGAGGAACTGGCAATGACGAAGGCCCCGGTCGTCGCCATGGCCGCCGCTGCCACGGCGCTGGGGACGGTGCTCGGCTCCCTCGCGCTTCGGCTGCGCGCAGGGCTGTGAGCAGTACGTCGAATCCGTGTCCACCTTCGGCATCCTGATGTACGTCACCGCGGCTCTCGTCGTGGTGACCTGGGTCCGCGACGGGCGTCCGCACTCCGGCTGACCCGGAACGGCGGCCGGCCGTCGTACAGGCGCGGGCCGGGAGGCGCCGGGCCCAAGTGTGGGCCGGGTTCGGCGGCCCGGCCGCACTCGTGGTGCGCCGTGAACCCTCCGTTGAGCCGCATGCCGACGCGCTCCGGCCGGCCGTGTACGGCCCCTGGATTCCCACGCCTCCCGGGCGTTGACACGGCGTCACACCCCTCTCATCATGGGAGCGCTCCCATAGGCGGGTTCCGGCCGCCCCGCCCCGCACGCGCACGCTCGCCCCGCACCCCGCTCCGTCCGCTCCTTTTCCTGTGTCACCGGCGCGGAACGCCCTGCTGCCGCGTCGGCGGCTCCGCCTGTCCGGCGGTACCGTCCGGCATCCTGCCGCGCCGCCGGACCCACGAGGGAGGACCCCCATGCCACCACTGCACAGACCCGGCCGTCCGGCCGGCGCCGGGGGCCCGCGCGCCCTCGCGCGCGCCGCGATCGTGCTGGCCGCCACCGCGGCCCTGCTGCCCCCGCTGGCCGGCGTCGCACCCGCCGCGCCCCAGGCGGCGGCCGCCTCGGACGTCGGGGTCCGCGTCAACACCCAGGCGGCGCTGGGCCGGCTGACCGACACCGCGCGCGGCGTCAACACCGCCATCTGGGACTCGCACATGAACGATCCCGAGGTCGCCGGCCTGATGAAGGCGGCCGACGTCGGGATGATGCGCTACCCCGGCGGCTCCTACGCGGACATCTACCACTGGGAGACGCACACGGCGCCCGGCGGCTACGTCGCTCCCGGCACCGGCTTCGACGCCTTCATGGGCACCGTCCGCGCCACCGGCGCGCAGCCGATCCTGATCGCCAACTACGGCTCGGGAACGCCCGAGGAGGCGGCGGGCTGGGTCCGGTACGCGAACGTCACCAAGAACTACGGCGCGAAGTACTGGGAGATCGGCAACGAGATCTACGGCAACGGCCATTACGGCAGCGGCTGGGAGCACGACGACCACGCGGACAAGAGCCCGCAGGAGTACGCCCGTCAGGTCCGCGCGTACGCCAAGGCCATGAAGGCCGTCGACCCGACGGTCAGGATCGGCGCGGTCCTCACCGCACCGGGCGAGTGGCCGGACGGCGTGGTCGGCGGGAGCGATCCCGGCGACTGGAACAACACCGTGCTCTCCCAGGTGACCGACGTGATCGACTTCGTCAGCGTCCACTGGTACGCGGGCGGGGCGGACACCACCGCCCAGGACGCCATGACCCGGCTGACCCGGCTGCCCGGCGAACTGCGGGAGGTGCGCGCCCAGCTCGACCGGTACGCGGGCGCGGACTCGCCGCGCATCGGCATCGCGCTCACCGAGATCAACACCAACACCGGCGGTGCCCGGCTCACCGCCCGTCCCAACGGCCTGTTCGCCGCCGACGCCTTCATGACGGCCCTGGAGAACGGGGTGTTCAACGTCGACTGGTGGGACACCCACAACGGCGCGGGCCAGATCACCACCGTCGACGGCGAGACGGACTACGGCGACATGGGGATGCTCTCCAGCGGCGCCTGCGCCGGTGACGTCTGCGAACCGGCGCCGAACACGCCGTTCCACCCGTACTACGGCATGAAGATGACCAGCGAACTGGGCACCGCGGGCGACACCATGGTCGCCGCCGAGTCCTCCGCGCAGGACGTCTCGGCCCACGCCGTACTGCGGCGCGACGGACGCCTGAGCGTCCTGCTCGTCAACAAGAACCCGGACGCCGCACGGACCGTGGACCTGGACTACGCGGGCTTCACGCCGTCCGCGTCCGCGCCCGAGGTCCACCGCTACGCGCGCGGCGACAGCGACGTCACCGAGGTGGCCGACGGAGCGGTGTCCGCCTCCCAGGTCACCGTGCCGCCGTACGCGCTGCTCACCGTCACGCTGGAACCGCGGGCCGGCACCGGGCCCGGGGCGTCGGCCGCCGGAACGCCGGGCACCCCGAGGCTGGACGCGGTGACCGACACCACCGCGCGCCTGTCCTGGACGGGCGCGACGGGCGCCGCCCGCTATGTGGTCCAGGAACGCGACGGCACGCACACCCGCCTGGTCGGCGAGACCACCGGCACCTCCGTGACCCTGCGCAACCTGCCCCCGGGCAGCACCCACACGGTCAACGTGCTGGCGTCCGACGCCTCCGGACGGCTCTCCGGCCCGTCCTCGCCGCTGACCTTCACCACCGGCACTCCGGCGGACGCCGCCTGCGCGGTGACCTATCACCGCGACACCGGCTGGGGCAACGGCTTCGTCGCCACGATCACCGTCCGCAACCTCTCGGACACCCCGATCACCGGCTGGACCGTGGACTGGGACTGGCCGACCGGTGGCCAGTCGGTGTCCTCCGGCTGGAACGCCACCTTCCAGCAGACCGGCGCGCATGTGCGGGTGACCGCTCCCGAGGGCGCCGGACCGCTGGCCCCGGACGGCGCGTCGACCGTGTCCTTCGGGTTCGTCGGCGCCAACGACGGCCCCAACCCGGACCCGACGGTCTTCCGCCTCAACGGAGCGGTCTGCTCCGGCGGTTGACGCCCGGGCCCGCTCGGGACGGGGGCGCGGGACGACCTCCTCCCGGGCGGGCCGGCGCGGGGTTCGCGGCGGCGCCGGACGGCCGTCGTCCACGCCGTGTACCCGGGTGAAGGGACGACGGATACGAGGGGCCCTCCGGTCATCGTGAACGCCGCCGCGCCGCCCACCGACCTTCTCCTCGACCACGCGCACCGCTCCGACCGGCACCGGCACGGGGGAACCAGCCGTGCCGGACGACGACGCGATCCCCAAGTCCTGCTCGGCGGCACGCTCGAGAGACGGGACCCGTTCATGACCGCCGAGCAGACCCCCGCCACCACCACCGGCACCCGGCCCACCGGCCGCGGCGCCGACAGCGCGCGGCCCGTGTGGATCTGGCTCGCCCTCGGCGCGGCCCTCACCCTGTGGCGTCCGCGTTCGTCGGGATCAAGGCGGTCCTGCACGACTTCAGCCCGGGCCCGTTGGTACTGCTGCGGTTCTGCGTCGCCTCGGTCGGCGTCGTCGCCATCTGGGTCGTCACCGCTCGCCGGCGCTTGAGGCTCCCGGCACTCCGCGACCTGCCGCTGCTCCTGCTGTGCGCCCTGCTGGTGATCGTCGTCTACAACCTCGGCGTCGGCTACGGCGAGTCGACCCTCAGCCCGGGAACGGCCAGCTTCATCATCGGCCAGGCTCCCGTGTTCACACCGTCCTGGCCGCCTTCCTGCTGCGCGAGAAGGTGGCGGTGCTCGGCTGGGTGGGCATCGGCCTCGGAGCCGGCGGCACGGTGGCGATGCTCTTCGCCGACCAGGCCGGGCCGCGGATCAATGCCGGCGCGTTCCACGTCCTCGCGTCGGCGCTCGCCGAGAGTCTCTACTTCGTGCTGTCCAAACCGCTGCTCGGGCGGTACACCTCGACGGAGTTCAACGCCTTCGTGACGGTGCTGGGCACGCTGATGACGCTCCCTTACCTGGGGCGGCTCGGTCACGAGGTGGACGCGGCTTCCGCCGGGAGCATCGCCGTGGTCGTCTACCTGGGGCTGTTCCCCGCGGCCGTCCATCGGCGCGGCCCTCGTGAACAGCCGACGCGCCCGGTGAACCCTCACGGGAGGAGACCGCGACGGCGGGCCCCGCGGTCGAAGCGCGGAGCCCGCCGTCGCGGTCCGGCGGGTCAGGTGCCGACCGTCTCCGTCAGCCGGGTGACGGCCTCGGGCCACGGGGTGGGCACGGCGACCAGGGCGCGCAGGGAACGGGTCTGGCGCGGGGGCAGGCCGAGTGCCAAGATGCCGGTGGCCCGCTCGCCGGTGCCGTACAGGGCGGCCAGCCGCAGCGGGTCCTTGCCCAGGACGCGGACCTCGATCCGGTCGGCTCCGGCCGGTACACCGTGGGCCTGGAGCTTCATGTCGTACTGGTCGGACCAGAAGTACGGCACCGGCGTGAACGGGCGCCGCTCGCCGAAGCGTTCCGGATCCAGTTCGGACAGGAGGTTGCGGGCGGCCGCGAGACCCTGCTCACCGGCGTTCATACGGTGCTCGATCCGCACCTCCCGCCCCAGCACGGGGTGGTACCAGCGGGCGACGTCACCGGCGCCGTAGAGCCCGGGGGCCGCGGCGCAGTACTCGTCGCAGCGCAGTCCGTCCGACAGGTCCAGGCCCGCCGCCTCGGCGCCGGGGCCGCGCAGCCAGTCGACGGCCGGGACGGAGCCGACGGCCAGCAGGACGTCGTCGGCCTCGACCACGGTGCCGTCGGCGAGCACGGCACCGGTCGCCCGGCCCGCCTCCCGGCGGATACCGGTGACCGCCTGTCCCGTGCGCAGGGTGACGCCGTGGGCGCGGTGGACGTCGGCGAGGAGCCGGCCGACCTCCGGGCCCAGCACCCGCCCCATCACCGTGTCCTCGGTGCCGATGAGCGTGACGTCGTGGCCGAGCGCACGCGCCACGGCGGCGGCCTCGGCGCCGAGCACGCCGCTGCCGACCACGGCCAGCCGCCGGCCGGAGACGGCGAGGCGCTCGCGCAGGGCGAGCGCGTCGTCCAGGGTGCGCAGGACGTGCAGTCCCTCGGCCGTGTCGCCGCCGGGCAGGGTGCGCGGCACCACGCCGGTGGCGACGATGACACCGGCGCAGCGCAGCACGGTCCGCCCGGCGTCGTCGAGGGTGAGAGCGCGGTGCGCGGGATCGTAGGCGACGGCGCGGGTGCCCAGCCTGAGGTCCAGGCCGAGCGCCGCGAGCTGGTCGGCGTCGCGCAGCGCGGTGCGTTCCGGCTCCCAGGTGCCGGACAGGACTTGTTTGGACAGCGGAGGGCGGTCGTAGGGCGGGTGGGGTTCGTCGCCGACGAGGGATATCTCCCCGTCCCAGCCCAGGCGGCGCAGGCCCTCGGCCGCGGCCAGCCCGGCCGCCGCAGCGCCGACGACGGCGATCCGCGGGCGGGAGGCCTGCGGGGCGCTCATTCGCGCACCTGGATGGCCGCGGCGGGGCAGATGGTGGCGGCCTCGCGCACGGCGGCGTGCAGGCCGGCGTCCGGAGCGGCGTTCAGCAGGACGACGATGCCGTCCTCGTCACGCTGGTCGAAGACGTCGGGGGCGACCAGTACGCACTGGCCGGCGCCGCAGCACTTCGCCTCGTCGATGGTGATCTGCATCAGGTTTCCTTCGGTGAGTGGTGGTGGACGGGGATGCGGAGGTCACCAGGTGACCGGCAGGGCATGGCAGCCGTAGATGACCATGTCGGTGCGGAAGGGGATCTCCTCGACCGGTACGGCGGGACGCATGCCGGGGAAGCGGCGCAGCAGGGTGCTGATCACCACCTGGAGCTCGGCGCGGGCCAGTGCCTGGCCGAGGCACTGGTGGATGCCGTAGCCGAAGGCGACGTGGTGCTGGGCGTTCGGCCGGGTGATGTCGAGCCGTCCGGCGTCGGGGAAGGTGTCCTCGTCGCGGTTGGCGGAGGGTACGGCGACGATGACGCCCTCGCCGCGGCGGATGAGCTGCCCGCCGACCTCGACGTCCGCCAGGGCCGCGCGGCGGGGGCCGTTGCGGATGATGCTGTGGAAACGCAGCAGTTCCTCCACGGCGCCGCGGATCAGGGAGGGGTCCTCGCGCAGCCGGCCGGCGGTCTCCTGGTCGAGCATCAGGGACAGGGCGCTCAGGCCGATCATGTTGGCGGTCGTCTCGTGGCCGGCGACCAGCAGCAGCACGGCGAACGCCACGAGGTCCTCGTGGGTCAGCTCGTCCCGTGCGTACTGCTCGGTGACGAGCCGGCTGATGATGTCGTCGCCCGGGTCGGCCTTCTTGGCGCCGACCAACTGGTCGATGTAGGCGAGGAGTTCGTTGCGGGCGGGTTCGCGCTGCTCTTCGGTGAGGTCACGGGAGAGCAGGGTACCGGTCAGCCGCTGGAAGGTGTCGTGGTCCTCGTAGGGCACGCCCAGCAGCAGGCTGATGGCGAGCGAGGGCAGCGGCAGTGCCAGGGCCTGGACCAGGTCGACGGGGCGCTCGGAACGGTCGGTCCGCTCCATCGCGTCGCACAGTTCGTCGGTGAGGCGTTGCAGGATCGGGCGCAGCGCCTCCACCCGCTTGACCATGAAGTCCCGGGTGACCATGCGGCGCAGCCGGGTGTGTTCCGGCGGGTCCATGCGGATGAAGCCCCGCGTGGCGCCGGGGCGCGGGCTGCCGCCGGTCATCCCGCTGACCGGGTACCCGGCGGCGGAGGTGTCGGAGCTGAAGCGCACGTCGCCGAGGATCGCCCGGACGTCCGTGTACCGCGTGGCGAGCCATGCCCAGCCGCCGTCGTCCAGCGCGACCTTGGACAGGGGCTCTTCCAGGCGCAGTCGC comes from Streptomyces sp. SCL15-4 and encodes:
- a CDS encoding RNA polymerase sigma factor; translation: MTEEVGEDDGRIPVAEAPLPLPVEFEALYILHQEAFHDFALAALGTNDAAERAIHRAFLEILRHWDRLSEESEDLQQEIWAIVRRTVISEELLSLREQMAALDSGSGLYAALGSLPPRQFDVMVLRYIGGHDTKRISWYMGVTQSTVDYHCRKARERLAPIYHRILKSQREDTA
- a CDS encoding nucleotidyltransferase domain-containing protein translates to MVTGPRQTEAVERLDEIAHRLAGVEGVVGVCLGGSRARGTHDPGSDFDLGLYYRPPLDTAALRKLAAELTGEAVEVTEPGGWGPWVDGGAWLVVDGHRVDWIYRDLDRVHRAWKQCRAGRFEIGTQPGHPLGVYSHAYVGELALGRILADAGGELRTLQEQTRHYPEPLREALIGNARWEAPFILAAARKGAARGDAFFVAGCLFRAVGLLVHALHAHARCWVLNEKGAVRAAGELPNAPADFAARAHALFAALGTTPETLTATLDAADTLTAEVCGEPAR
- a CDS encoding aldo/keto reductase, which encodes MQYRTLGRTGVQVGTLALGAMNFGRIGRTPQDEATAIVDAALAAGINLIDTADMYGDGESEEMVGKAIAGRRDDIVLATKAALPMGDDPNHRGGSRRWLVTALDNSLRRLGVDHVDLYQIHRWDPATSDQETLSALTDLQRAGKIRYFGSSTFPAYRIVQAQWAAREHHLGRYVTEQPSYSILQRGIEAHVLPVAEEYGLGVLAWSPLASGWLSGAVRRGRDVTTHRATVLPERFDTAVAANQARLDAVERLARIADEAGLTMIQLALGFVTAHPGVTSALIGPRTLDHLHAQLAAADTVLSADVLDAVDAVVAPGTDLAPQEKFDTPPALLDPSLRRRR
- a CDS encoding DUF1963 domain-containing protein; the encoded protein is MTDESVDIPDRFRAEAASRGLPAEELEEWIRVARPAVYLAEGGDGPVVARIGGDPMLPYGAPKPSEPFVASVDLAALPQGATNLPLPSDGRLLFFAGPDVHGIEGQVPDAVLYVPAGTPTAPAPLADSRRKPYRLRELRTSWRQLSAQMPESFALDRWGDFPDEEQFELADELSDAWAHVGGYRPAWAFQIGGHPVSPQNDPVHNARDPEEGGGSEEGGTAGYGGGTEGDWALLATWRCGDDVTELDSGVAHWVIRQRDLAALRLDRVHRYVEMA
- a CDS encoding NAD(P)/FAD-dependent oxidoreductase codes for the protein MATPVTIIGAGLGGLTLARVLHVHGIPATVYEAETSPTARTQGGLLDIHEHDGQLALKAAGLHQEFLGIIHKGAEASRVLDKDGRVLLDEPDDGTGGRPEVPRGALRRLLLDSLPAGTVRWGRKASGVRPLGNGRHEVMFADGTTVSTSLLVGADGAWSRVRPLLSDAEPEYAGTCLIETFLFESDSRHPAAARAVGDGSLFALAPGKGISAHREPDGVLHTYVTLTKPREWLDTIDFGDAAGATARVAAEFHDWAPELTSLITDGETAPIPRTVNTLPIEHSWKRVPGVTLLGDAAHLMCPSGEGANLAMYDGAELGKALAAHPYDIEAALASYEEALFPRSAAAAAEASRIHALCLDADAPHSLVGFFTSHGQAG
- a CDS encoding TetR/AcrR family transcriptional regulator, with the translated sequence MATRKRRPERRQEPLSRERIVTAAVELLDTVGEGGLTFRALSERLETGPGAIYWHVTGKTELLVAATDAVVATIVAGDDTGATPQEAIRALALGVFDAIDAHPWLGTLLARLPRTPGRSPMLPVFERIGRQVRALHVPEAARFTAASALMAYILGVAGQNAANTRAARPDTDRTAFLDATATAWTELDPDRYSFTREVAGQLREHDDREEFLAGIDLILAGITAGGTGSRQRP
- a CDS encoding SCO3870 family protein, producing the protein MYVTAALVVVTWVRDGRPHSG